One Natrinema longum genomic window, TACAGCGAGACGGTCGCGACCGACGTGTCGCGATCCGGGCCGTAGTGGCCCCGGAGTGCTCGCCAACAGAGGACGGCGATGGCTCCGACGCCGAGTGCGACGTGGAACCCGTGAAGCCCGGTCAGTCCGAAGAAAGCGGTCCCGAAGACGCCACTCGTGAGGGTAAATCCCTCCGCGGCGACGAACTCGTAGTACTCGTAGGCCTGACCGGCGAGGAAGACGAGTCCGAGCACGAGCGTCGCCCCGAGCAGTCCGAGGAATCGTCGCCGGTCGTCGTCCTCGAGCGCCTCGTGTGCGTAGTGGAAGGTGACGCTGCTGGCGACCAGGATGGCGGTGTTGACGATCACGAGCGAGCCAAGCAGCGGCGGTAACTCCTCGGGCGGCCACGTCCCGATCCTGACGAAAAAGTAGTAGACGAACAGCGCGCCGAACGTCGACACGTCGGTCGCGAGAAAGAGCAGGGTCGTCGACACGTACGATTCGCGGGACGTGGGGCTGCCTTGCGGACCTCGAGCGGGCGGCAGAAACGCCTGACCGACCCAGCCCGCGACGCCGGCCAGCAGGACGATCGCTCCGACGACCGCGAGGGCGATGCCGATCA contains:
- a CDS encoding cytochrome c oxidase subunit 3; translated protein: MGSGGHTPSSDGHASRADGSGHRVPEGQAPEEYGDHRGRGDHDEHDHRSRWPLVAAAGAAGLYGGVAISIFGDVTDLLPSVIGIALAVVGAIVLLAGVAGWVGQAFLPPARGPQGSPTSRESYVSTTLLFLATDVSTFGALFVYYFFVRIGTWPPEELPPLLGSLVIVNTAILVASSVTFHYAHEALEDDDRRRFLGLLGATLVLGLVFLAGQAYEYYEFVAAEGFTLTSGVFGTAFFGLTGLHGFHVALGVGAIAVLCWRALRGHYGPDRDTSVATVSLYWHFVDAVWLVLVLVLYVGASV